A single genomic interval of Stieleria maiorica harbors:
- a CDS encoding efflux RND transporter periplasmic adaptor subunit, translating to MSVNQQTVEETKAQIRGLVNEIAALAKSGATAEEFYPELLSRIITALAAAGGAIWLLDDDKHLKLQYQINAEPSVLASDTDDAVRHSRLISRAANAGQSVLVPPYSGTTDGDAEGNPTRYLLVLGALAHDGHKDGLIEVFQRPDTAPETQRGYLRFLEQMCSLAAEWLRSQKLQTLGDRQTLWQQADAFARAAHESLDLKETAYVVANEGRRLIGCDRVSIAIKKGGKCKVEAISGQDTIENRSNIVAALNKLATRVCAAGEPLYHDGATEDLPPQIEEALEDYVDQSYGRNIAVLPLREPQRKLGAEEDTGAAGEIDRDDAHRGEVIGALIVEQIETDIPEQIFRQRCDLVYEHGTRAIANSQSHSNLFLMPIWRALGRATWILRARTLPKTIGIAALVLAVILGLTFIKKDFNLSAEGNLEPTVRRQVFAAIDGEVIDVLVQRNSVVTKGQELVRLRNPEIAIQLEELEGQLRSTLAELRKVKAQQFGQLEPADRTALQGQEFELETKLASLQQKLKLQREREAQLIIRAPIDGVVTTWDVEETLRSRPIMTGQVLLEVADLTQPYSLKLELPEKREGHLDLYVKETQESESLKVTYILATDPTMDPLDATLPMGNISPRAEAHEEHGAVIPMEALPDQQPLRELKPSPGASVIAKVHCGRASSGFVFFHEIWEWLCKFFF from the coding sequence ATGTCGGTTAACCAGCAAACCGTTGAAGAAACCAAGGCGCAGATCCGCGGCTTGGTGAACGAGATTGCGGCGCTCGCCAAAAGCGGCGCGACCGCGGAGGAGTTCTATCCGGAGCTTCTCAGCCGGATCATCACCGCGCTGGCCGCGGCCGGCGGTGCAATTTGGTTGCTCGACGACGACAAGCATCTCAAGCTGCAGTACCAGATCAACGCCGAGCCGTCCGTCTTGGCGTCCGATACCGACGACGCCGTGCGTCACTCGCGGCTGATCAGTCGGGCGGCCAATGCAGGCCAGTCGGTGCTGGTCCCGCCGTACAGCGGCACGACCGACGGCGACGCCGAGGGCAACCCGACACGTTATCTATTGGTGCTCGGGGCGCTCGCCCACGACGGTCACAAGGACGGTTTGATCGAAGTGTTCCAGCGGCCCGACACGGCCCCGGAAACGCAGCGTGGTTACTTGCGGTTTCTCGAACAGATGTGTTCGCTGGCTGCGGAGTGGTTGCGTAGCCAAAAGCTGCAAACGCTCGGCGACCGTCAAACGCTGTGGCAGCAAGCCGATGCGTTCGCGCGTGCGGCGCACGAATCATTGGACTTGAAAGAAACCGCCTATGTCGTCGCCAATGAAGGCCGCCGGCTGATCGGTTGCGACCGCGTCAGCATCGCGATCAAGAAGGGCGGCAAGTGCAAAGTCGAGGCGATCAGCGGGCAGGACACGATCGAAAACCGTTCGAACATCGTCGCAGCACTCAATAAGCTGGCGACCCGCGTTTGTGCGGCCGGCGAGCCGTTGTACCACGACGGGGCGACCGAAGATTTGCCGCCGCAAATCGAAGAAGCCTTGGAAGATTACGTCGATCAGTCGTACGGCCGAAACATCGCCGTGCTGCCGTTGCGTGAGCCGCAACGCAAGCTCGGTGCAGAGGAAGACACCGGTGCGGCCGGCGAGATCGACCGCGACGACGCGCACCGCGGCGAAGTCATCGGCGCGTTGATCGTCGAACAAATCGAAACCGACATCCCCGAACAGATCTTCCGGCAACGCTGTGACCTGGTCTACGAACACGGGACGCGGGCGATCGCCAATTCACAATCGCACAGCAACCTGTTCCTGATGCCGATCTGGCGAGCACTCGGACGGGCGACCTGGATCCTGCGGGCCCGAACGCTGCCCAAAACGATCGGCATCGCCGCATTGGTTTTGGCGGTGATCCTCGGCCTGACCTTCATCAAGAAAGACTTCAACCTGTCCGCCGAAGGCAACTTGGAACCGACCGTCCGCCGACAGGTGTTCGCGGCGATCGATGGTGAAGTCATCGATGTCTTGGTGCAACGAAACAGTGTCGTCACCAAGGGCCAAGAACTGGTCCGGCTGCGCAACCCCGAAATCGCGATCCAGTTGGAAGAACTGGAAGGCCAACTGCGCAGCACGCTGGCCGAACTGCGGAAGGTCAAAGCACAACAATTCGGCCAACTGGAACCTGCCGATCGAACCGCGTTGCAAGGGCAGGAGTTCGAACTGGAAACCAAGCTCGCGTCGCTACAGCAAAAGCTCAAACTGCAACGCGAGCGGGAAGCCCAGTTGATCATCCGCGCCCCGATCGACGGTGTCGTGACGACCTGGGATGTCGAAGAAACGCTACGCAGCCGCCCGATCATGACCGGGCAGGTGTTGCTGGAGGTTGCGGATCTGACGCAGCCCTACTCGCTGAAGTTGGAATTGCCCGAAAAACGCGAAGGCCACTTGGATTTGTATGTCAAAGAAACCCAAGAATCCGAGTCGCTGAAAGTGACCTACATTTTGGCGACCGATCCGACGATGGATCCGCTGGACGCCACGTTGCCGATGGGCAACATCTCGCCGCGTGCCGAAGCGCACGAGGAACACGGCGCGGTCATCCCGATGGAGGCGTTGCCGGATCAACAACCGTTGCGTGAGCTGAAACCCAGCCCGGGTGCATCGGTGATCGCCAAGGTTCACTGTGGGCGGGCCTCCAGCGGCTTCGTCTTTTTCCACGAGATCTGGGAATGGCTTTGCAAGTTCTTCTTCTGA
- the mscL gene encoding large conductance mechanosensitive channel protein MscL: MSLVEDFKKFALRGNMIDLAIGFTVGAAFTTVVKSMVSDIIMPPIGLLTGNADFSDLFLVLDVPEGVSEPENGFQTLQAAQEAGAVTINYGQFFNNCLSLLIVAIAMFIIIRVVNRMDEKLDEAFGDKPPEDEPKEKKCDFCRTTIAYRASRCPNCTSELPALPPVQQDGSLAGSH; encoded by the coding sequence ATGAGCTTGGTCGAGGATTTCAAGAAGTTTGCCCTCCGCGGCAACATGATCGATTTGGCGATCGGCTTTACGGTCGGTGCCGCGTTTACGACCGTCGTGAAGTCGATGGTCAGCGATATCATCATGCCACCGATCGGATTGCTGACCGGCAACGCAGATTTTTCAGATCTGTTTCTTGTCCTGGACGTTCCGGAGGGAGTCTCGGAGCCCGAGAACGGATTTCAAACACTGCAGGCCGCCCAGGAGGCCGGCGCCGTCACGATCAACTACGGCCAGTTCTTCAACAACTGCCTTTCGCTACTGATCGTGGCCATCGCAATGTTCATCATCATCCGCGTGGTCAATCGCATGGACGAAAAGCTCGATGAAGCATTCGGCGACAAACCGCCCGAAGACGAACCGAAAGAAAAGAAGTGTGATTTTTGCCGAACGACGATCGCCTATCGAGCAAGCCGCTGCCCGAACTGCACCTCCGAACTGCCGGCCCTGCCGCCGGTGCAACAAGACGGCAGTTTGGCTGGATCGCATTAG
- a CDS encoding HlyD family efflux transporter periplasmic adaptor subunit produces the protein MATLAESLVSSSSRPLTVRKRPDLTASRHRYQGTGYWVLKEPVGLQYFRFHDEEYFILNMLDGHVSLQQIKDGFEQRFAPQKITFGDLQQFIGMLHRSGLVISNSPGQGKALRHRGRKKKNKEMMGKMANVFALRFRGFDPERILNAILPWFGWMFTVPALLFFIGLFLTASLMLATQYETVYSRLPTFQQFFAADRWLILAATMAIVKVLHEFGHGLSCKKFGGECHEIGFMLLVFTPCLYCNVSDSWMLPNKWKRVWIGAGGIYVEMILASIAAFVWFLTESGTTINDLCLNMMFLNVVSTVLVNGNPLLRFDGYYILMDMLEIPNLRQKSTEVLKRWFQKTCLGLELQDDPFLPTRGRVYFALFTIASVIYRWVVVFSICWFVIKVLEPYGLEVIGRMVAVIGFSGLVAQPVIQTWKFCRTPGRLSKVKRFNVMVTLSVVSLIIAAVCFIKLPHHIDCAFEIRPTEAGRVYAGSVGQIVETVSPGQVVQVGDTIAVLKNPDLEMRMKDLEIEEAVARVQLEKLGDRVFSDRSLAAQLETQQEILDSITELKKKTQVEIDRLTITAPISGYVIPPPRRPEREGDDGQLPSWSGSPLELCNRGAMLTSDDLLCEIGNADDFEAILAIDQGDVQLVREGQAVDMKLDSRRLETFSGTISEKSREPLRMTSTSMSSQTGSDLQTEIDPATGQVKPRSVTYQARVPLETDATDLPLRPGYRGSAKVHVDKKSLGQRLWRVIAKTFNFEF, from the coding sequence ATGGCCACACTTGCCGAATCACTCGTCAGCAGTTCGTCGCGCCCGCTCACGGTGCGCAAACGTCCTGATTTGACGGCCAGTCGACATCGCTACCAAGGGACCGGCTACTGGGTGCTGAAAGAACCCGTCGGGCTGCAGTACTTCCGTTTCCATGACGAGGAGTACTTCATCCTGAACATGCTCGATGGGCACGTCAGTTTGCAGCAGATCAAGGACGGATTCGAACAGCGATTCGCTCCCCAAAAGATCACCTTCGGCGACCTGCAACAATTCATCGGCATGCTGCACCGCAGCGGGTTGGTGATCAGCAATTCGCCCGGCCAGGGAAAGGCACTGCGTCATCGCGGGCGAAAGAAAAAGAACAAAGAAATGATGGGCAAGATGGCCAACGTCTTCGCCCTGCGGTTTCGCGGCTTCGACCCCGAACGCATCTTGAACGCGATCCTGCCGTGGTTCGGCTGGATGTTCACCGTCCCGGCACTGCTGTTTTTCATCGGGCTGTTTCTGACCGCGTCGCTGATGTTGGCGACACAATATGAAACGGTCTATTCGCGGCTGCCGACGTTCCAACAGTTCTTTGCCGCCGACCGTTGGCTGATCCTGGCCGCGACGATGGCGATCGTCAAAGTGTTGCACGAATTCGGGCACGGGCTGAGCTGTAAAAAGTTCGGCGGCGAGTGTCACGAGATCGGTTTCATGCTGTTGGTCTTCACACCCTGCCTGTATTGCAACGTCTCCGATTCATGGATGCTGCCGAACAAATGGAAGCGGGTCTGGATCGGTGCCGGCGGGATTTACGTCGAAATGATCCTGGCCTCGATCGCCGCCTTCGTGTGGTTTTTGACCGAATCGGGAACGACGATCAACGACCTGTGTCTGAACATGATGTTCTTGAACGTCGTCAGCACCGTGTTGGTCAACGGGAACCCGCTGCTGCGGTTCGACGGTTATTACATTTTGATGGACATGTTGGAGATCCCCAACCTTCGTCAAAAGAGCACCGAGGTCCTGAAACGCTGGTTCCAGAAAACGTGTTTGGGGTTGGAACTGCAAGACGATCCGTTTTTGCCGACGCGGGGGCGCGTCTATTTTGCACTCTTCACCATCGCCAGCGTGATCTATCGTTGGGTCGTCGTGTTCTCCATCTGTTGGTTCGTCATCAAAGTGCTCGAACCCTATGGCTTGGAAGTGATCGGCCGGATGGTCGCGGTGATCGGTTTTTCGGGACTGGTCGCTCAGCCCGTGATTCAAACATGGAAGTTCTGTCGAACTCCTGGGAGACTTTCGAAAGTGAAACGTTTTAATGTGATGGTCACCCTGTCGGTCGTCTCATTGATCATTGCCGCGGTGTGCTTCATCAAGCTTCCGCACCATATCGACTGTGCCTTCGAAATTCGACCGACCGAAGCAGGCCGCGTCTACGCGGGCAGTGTCGGCCAAATCGTCGAAACGGTCTCACCGGGCCAAGTCGTCCAGGTCGGCGACACGATCGCGGTGCTGAAGAATCCGGACCTTGAGATGCGGATGAAGGATCTGGAGATCGAGGAGGCCGTCGCCAGGGTTCAACTGGAGAAACTGGGCGACCGGGTTTTCTCGGATCGATCGCTTGCCGCTCAGCTCGAGACACAGCAAGAAATCCTGGACTCGATCACCGAACTGAAGAAAAAAACACAAGTCGAGATCGACCGTCTGACGATCACGGCGCCGATTTCCGGCTACGTCATTCCGCCGCCGCGGCGTCCCGAGCGCGAAGGTGACGACGGCCAATTGCCCTCCTGGTCCGGGTCTCCGTTGGAACTGTGCAACCGAGGCGCGATGCTGACCTCCGACGACTTGCTATGCGAAATCGGCAACGCCGACGACTTCGAAGCGATTTTGGCGATCGATCAAGGCGACGTCCAACTGGTTCGCGAGGGACAAGCGGTCGACATGAAGCTCGACTCGCGACGACTGGAAACGTTTTCCGGAACAATCAGCGAAAAGTCTCGCGAACCGCTGCGGATGACGTCGACGTCTATGTCCAGCCAGACCGGCAGCGATCTGCAGACCGAAATCGATCCCGCCACCGGCCAGGTCAAACCGCGCAGCGTCACCTACCAGGCCCGCGTTCCCTTGGAAACCGATGCCACGGACCTGCCGCTCCGCCCCGGCTATCGCGGCAGTGCCAAGGTCCACGTCGACAAGAAATCGCTTGGGCAACGGCTCTGGCGCGTGATCGCAAAGACCTTCAATTTTGAGTTTTGA
- a CDS encoding DinB family protein produces MDEASVLMCYHRGMSQTEDQSASASIETLPSPQSAAEMLTAAIGQIRFARNYTLELLDATPKEHWWTIPDGLPTNIAWQVGHLTVSQYGLLMFRIRGRQSEDLELIPGRFRKAYGRGSTPKSTADGQPSADELLERLGRVYESGLKVLESVSPDVLLEPIDMPYAAYPVKLGAILFCPLHEHIHAGQIGLIRRALGLDPVR; encoded by the coding sequence ATGGACGAAGCATCTGTATTGATGTGTTATCATCGCGGCATGAGCCAAACCGAAGACCAATCCGCGTCGGCGTCAATCGAAACCTTGCCATCGCCGCAGTCGGCCGCAGAAATGCTGACCGCCGCGATCGGACAGATCCGATTCGCCCGCAATTACACGCTTGAATTACTCGACGCCACGCCGAAAGAGCATTGGTGGACGATCCCCGATGGCTTGCCGACCAACATCGCCTGGCAGGTGGGGCATCTGACAGTCAGCCAGTACGGATTGCTGATGTTCCGAATTCGCGGGCGGCAAAGCGAAGACTTGGAGTTGATCCCGGGTCGGTTTCGCAAGGCGTACGGTCGCGGGTCGACGCCCAAGTCGACTGCCGATGGGCAACCGAGTGCGGACGAACTGCTGGAGCGTCTCGGCCGGGTCTATGAGTCGGGGCTGAAGGTACTCGAATCGGTTTCGCCGGACGTGCTACTCGAACCGATCGACATGCCCTATGCGGCTTACCCGGTCAAGTTAGGCGCGATTCTGTTTTGCCCGCTGCACGAGCACATTCACGCCGGGCAGATCGGTTTGATTCGCCGAGCGCTGGGATTGGACCCGGTGCGTTAA
- a CDS encoding secondary thiamine-phosphate synthase enzyme YjbQ produces MWVQRTLTLSARPRGFHLVTDEVVDCVPEIATVQTGMLHVFIQHTSASLTINENADPDVRTDFETAMNHAVPETLPYVHTLEGRDDMPAHVKASMMGASVQIPIGGGRLLLGSWQGIYLCEHRNHGGSRRLVLTLTGL; encoded by the coding sequence ATGTGGGTTCAGCGAACTTTGACACTTTCGGCGCGGCCCCGCGGATTCCATTTGGTGACCGACGAAGTCGTGGACTGTGTGCCCGAGATCGCCACCGTGCAGACCGGCATGCTGCATGTCTTTATCCAACACACCAGCGCTTCGTTGACCATCAATGAAAACGCGGACCCGGATGTTCGGACCGACTTCGAAACGGCGATGAACCATGCGGTCCCGGAAACCTTGCCCTACGTTCACACCCTGGAGGGCCGCGACGACATGCCGGCCCACGTCAAAGCCAGCATGATGGGGGCCAGCGTCCAGATCCCGATCGGCGGCGGCCGGTTGCTGTTGGGATCCTGGCAGGGCATCTACCTGTGCGAACACCGCAACCACGGCGGCTCCCGCCGACTCGTGCTG
- a CDS encoding LURP-one-related/scramblase family protein, with translation MQYPLQLSFKLLTFGQRIVATDAGGNVLMFIKQKMFKLKEKVEIYNDEKQSQLIFRIEADKVLDFSANYSFTDAAGNPWGSVRRKGMRSLWAAHYQVMQDGEIDMEIHEESPMKKVLESILGEIPILGLLAVYLLNPTYIVSRPDGTPLLKLIKKPAVFEGKYVIEKINDMPEDDELRSLMALLMLVLLERRRG, from the coding sequence ATGCAGTACCCTCTTCAGCTCAGCTTCAAACTCCTGACGTTCGGCCAGCGGATCGTTGCCACCGACGCCGGCGGCAACGTGTTGATGTTCATCAAACAAAAGATGTTCAAGCTGAAAGAGAAGGTCGAGATCTACAACGATGAGAAACAATCGCAACTGATCTTTCGAATCGAAGCCGACAAGGTGTTGGATTTCTCGGCCAACTACAGCTTCACCGACGCGGCCGGCAATCCCTGGGGATCGGTCCGCCGCAAGGGGATGCGATCGTTGTGGGCGGCGCACTATCAGGTGATGCAAGACGGCGAAATCGACATGGAGATCCACGAAGAGAGCCCGATGAAAAAGGTCCTCGAGAGTATCCTCGGCGAGATCCCGATCCTGGGCCTGCTCGCCGTCTACTTGCTCAACCCCACCTACATCGTCTCCCGCCCCGACGGGACGCCGCTGCTGAAATTGATCAAAAAACCGGCGGTGTTCGAAGGCAAGTACGTCATCGAAAAGATCAACGACATGCCCGAAGACGACGAGCTGCGCTCGCTGATGGCACTGCTGATGCTGGTGCTGTTGGAACGGCGTCGGGGATAA
- a CDS encoding efflux RND transporter periplasmic adaptor subunit, which translates to MFKRNAFFFGTLLGSVMAIAVHVAPAGAQSAGQPSIDSDAGILVENCMVRFINKTKVPSESQGKLTQLSVEEGMSIKKGDVIAIVDDQQARLALELKEAEELVAKLNAQNDVNKRDAVQSEVIARQEAAAYRDLYAKGAAPQFEMLKKQAEADRAILRIELADLNENTAMAEYVAKKVGTKLAQSDIEMRTIRAEFDAYVENRFAQLGEWVQPGSPIVELVQMDFVRVEGFIDAFRYAGQIQKGADVKVEITVGGTSTNPVIQTFVGKIDYVSMELDLNKRHRIWVKVPNQRDGDDWLIKPGMRATMQIMPPAAGGLF; encoded by the coding sequence ATGTTTAAACGAAACGCATTCTTTTTCGGCACGTTGCTCGGCAGCGTGATGGCCATCGCCGTTCACGTCGCACCGGCAGGTGCCCAATCCGCCGGCCAACCCTCCATCGACAGCGATGCGGGCATCTTGGTGGAAAACTGCATGGTGCGGTTCATCAACAAGACCAAGGTGCCCTCGGAGTCGCAGGGCAAGCTGACACAGTTGTCCGTCGAAGAAGGCATGTCGATCAAGAAAGGGGATGTCATCGCGATCGTCGATGACCAACAAGCACGATTGGCATTGGAATTGAAAGAGGCTGAGGAACTGGTCGCCAAACTGAACGCGCAAAACGACGTCAACAAACGCGATGCGGTGCAAAGCGAAGTGATCGCCCGCCAAGAAGCGGCCGCCTATCGCGACCTGTATGCCAAAGGCGCCGCACCGCAATTTGAAATGCTCAAGAAGCAGGCCGAAGCCGATCGTGCGATTCTGCGTATCGAACTGGCCGACCTGAACGAAAACACCGCGATGGCCGAGTATGTCGCCAAGAAGGTTGGCACGAAGCTTGCCCAATCCGACATCGAGATGCGAACCATCCGCGCCGAATTCGACGCGTATGTCGAAAACCGCTTCGCCCAACTCGGTGAATGGGTCCAACCGGGCAGCCCGATCGTCGAACTGGTGCAAATGGATTTCGTTCGCGTCGAAGGGTTCATCGACGCATTTCGCTACGCCGGTCAAATCCAAAAAGGCGCTGACGTGAAAGTCGAAATCACTGTCGGTGGCACAAGCACCAATCCGGTCATCCAGACCTTCGTCGGAAAAATCGACTACGTCAGCATGGAACTTGACCTCAACAAGCGGCATCGTATTTGGGTCAAAGTCCCCAATCAACGCGACGGTGACGATTGGTTGATCAAGCCCGGGATGCGGGCGACGATGCAAATCATGCCGCCGGCGGCCGGCGGGTTGTTTTAG
- a CDS encoding DUF3467 domain-containing protein, with protein sequence MADETKKPEAAAPPAEQAQTQQPVQVQVNDNNTMATYANFCRVTGSPEELIVDFGLNPQPIGVPKEPIEVKQRIIVNFYTAKRLLAALQMSIARHEAVFGVLETDINKRVRPGLAQQQQSAPQQQSAPAPAAE encoded by the coding sequence ATGGCTGATGAAACCAAAAAACCTGAAGCAGCAGCACCGCCCGCCGAACAAGCGCAGACGCAACAGCCCGTGCAAGTTCAGGTCAACGACAACAACACGATGGCGACGTACGCCAACTTCTGCCGCGTGACCGGATCACCGGAAGAGTTGATCGTCGACTTCGGTCTGAACCCGCAGCCGATCGGTGTTCCGAAGGAGCCGATCGAAGTCAAGCAACGCATCATCGTCAACTTCTACACGGCCAAGCGTCTGCTGGCTGCCTTGCAGATGTCGATCGCTCGTCACGAAGCCGTCTTCGGCGTTCTGGAAACCGACATCAACAAGCGTGTCCGTCCCGGATTGGCGCAACAGCAACAGTCGGCGCCCCAGCAGCAATCTGCACCGGCTCCCGCAGCCGAGTAG